The Brachyspira aalborgi genome has a segment encoding these proteins:
- a CDS encoding sigma-70 family RNA polymerase sigma factor, whose amino-acid sequence MHKEYINNNEEYNSPLGIYLKQMGEIRRLSKEEELDLWQRLEACREERAELEEGCERAFLLDREIEAIQNKLVKSNLRLVISVAKKYYNSGVPFIDIIDEGNIGLIEAVKRFEYRKGFKFSTYGVWWIKQSIVKEISSKKHIVRFPMHIARLIKKSVQISKYLNQKLNREPTIEEIAKEMKIDRKILSSITMFTRAIYNSDIIYKDSNDDINSYNINSAIEDRDFPFPYQQVFTNSLQETLTEALETLNEKERIVIISRFGLYGKEPKTLEDTGRELNITRERVRQLQIKALKKLADIDLSKELKNFLCEQ is encoded by the coding sequence TTGCATAAAGAATATATTAATAACAACGAAGAATATAACAGTCCTTTGGGTATATATTTAAAACAGATGGGAGAAATTCGCAGACTTTCTAAAGAAGAAGAATTAGATTTATGGCAGAGACTCGAAGCATGCAGAGAAGAGAGAGCAGAGTTGGAAGAAGGATGCGAAAGAGCTTTTTTACTTGATAGAGAAATAGAAGCGATACAAAATAAATTGGTAAAATCTAATTTAAGACTCGTTATAAGCGTTGCAAAAAAATATTATAATAGCGGAGTTCCTTTCATTGATATAATAGACGAAGGAAATATAGGACTTATAGAAGCCGTAAAAAGATTTGAATATAGAAAAGGATTTAAATTTTCAACTTACGGCGTATGGTGGATAAAACAAAGCATAGTTAAAGAAATATCAAGCAAAAAACATATAGTTAGATTTCCTATGCATATAGCAAGATTAATTAAAAAGAGCGTTCAAATATCTAAATATTTAAATCAAAAATTAAATAGAGAGCCTACAATTGAAGAGATAGCAAAAGAAATGAAAATAGACAGAAAAATATTGTCGTCAATAACTATGTTTACTCGGGCAATATATAATTCGGATATTATTTATAAAGATTCTAATGACGATATAAACTCTTATAATATAAATTCGGCTATAGAAGATAGAGATTTTCCTTTTCCTTATCAACAAGTATTTACAAATAGTTTGCAAGAAACTTTAACCGAAGCATTAGAAACATTAAACGAAAAAGAAAGAATTGTAATTATTTCAAGATTTGGTTTATATGGAAAAGAGCCTAAAACTTTGGAAGATACGGGAAGAGAATTAAATATTACGCGTGAGAGAGTGAGACAATTACAAATAAAAGCGTTAAAAAAGTTAGCGGATATTGATTTATCAAAGGAACTTAAAAATTTTCTTTGCGAACAATGA
- a CDS encoding peptidylprolyl isomerase encodes MKEHLFIETDFGTIEIAFFPDKAPKHVEAIKKLANQGFYNETLFHRVIPNFMIQGGDPLSKQPNRALHGTGGPDFNIPAEFNDISHKRGICSMARSQHKDSAGSQFFICVANVPYLDGQYTVWGEVISGMDVADKIVALDRDYNDNPIKPTKMNKVYIKEV; translated from the coding sequence ATGAAAGAGCATTTATTTATAGAAACCGATTTTGGAACTATAGAGATAGCGTTTTTCCCAGATAAAGCTCCGAAACATGTTGAAGCGATTAAAAAATTGGCAAATCAAGGTTTTTATAACGAAACGCTTTTTCACAGAGTTATACCAAATTTTATGATTCAAGGCGGCGACCCTTTAAGCAAACAACCAAATAGAGCTTTGCATGGCACGGGCGGACCAGATTTTAATATTCCAGCGGAGTTTAATGATATTTCGCATAAAAGAGGAATTTGTTCTATGGCAAGAAGTCAGCATAAAGATAGCGCAGGCTCTCAATTCTTTATTTGTGTCGCTAATGTTCCTTATTTAGATGGACAATATACAGTTTGGGGCGAAGTTATAAGTGGAATGGATGTCGCCGATAAAATAGTAGCTTTAGATAGAGATTATAACGATAATCCTATAAAGCCCACTAAAATGAATAAAGTTTATATTAAAGAAGTTTGA
- a CDS encoding peptidylprolyl isomerase translates to MLKKLKIIIIAVLSIAVFTTVLIAQKPKTSNEHLFIETDFGTIEIAFFPDKAPKHVEAIKKLANQGFYNGTLFHRVIPGFMIQGGDPLSKQPNRALHGTGGPNFVIPAEFNDISHKRGICSMARSQSINSAGSQFFICVADSTFLDGQYTVWGEVVSGMDAVDKIVALKRDRNDNPLEPARMNRVYIKTIN, encoded by the coding sequence ATGTTAAAAAAATTAAAAATAATTATAATAGCGGTTTTGTCTATAGCGGTATTTACGACTGTGCTTATAGCTCAAAAACCTAAAACTTCAAACGAACATTTATTTATAGAAACCGATTTTGGAACTATAGAGATAGCGTTTTTTCCAGATAAAGCTCCGAAACATGTTGAAGCGATTAAAAAGTTAGCAAATCAAGGTTTTTATAATGGAACGCTTTTTCATAGAGTTATCCCGGGATTTATGATTCAAGGCGGCGACCCTTTAAGCAAACAACCGAATAGAGCTTTGCATGGCACGGGCGGACCGAATTTTGTTATTCCAGCGGAGTTTAATGATATTTCGCATAAAAGAGGAATTTGTTCTATGGCAAGAAGTCAAAGTATAAATAGCGCAGGTTCGCAATTTTTTATTTGCGTTGCCGATTCCACTTTTTTAGACGGACAATATACGGTTTGGGGCGAAGTTGTAAGCGGAATGGATGCGGTTGATAAAATAGTGGCGTTAAAAAGAGATAGAAACGATAATCCTTTAGAGCCTGCAAGAATGAATAGAGTTTATATAAAAACTATTAATTAA
- a CDS encoding LysM peptidoglycan-binding domain-containing protein, producing the protein MKKLLFLFIFSLSYLAYGQSLTIEEDYKLAQRYRELAIEAHENGDYEQSIEFAKKSQEHSQRFISKYKVYGYLLNSQIDAERKLSLFKGIGGNTNQKTSNLYKLAVDDIESAQSIFSIASNDNDYSNTIIKYEDSALKSQLGYNLLSIDSRREYLIKESVLTNGDDNDTEILDLQNGAYIYLGEEDWINASSTAAFAVSKLDKLEAPLAYAKAQESLNKAKEKGYNNSKADIYNEASKSLSNASYSLKAEDYSNSLMHSKNVIALVNTMGTTDSKGMKTAETKTTKETIFTGEFPQYYTVVERTKNTDSLWLIASYDFIYGDGRLWRKIYEANKDKIKDPNIIIKGQILTIPSLKGETRKGTYDSKNSYESINK; encoded by the coding sequence ATGAAAAAACTATTATTTTTATTTATTTTTTCTTTATCATATTTGGCTTATGGACAATCTCTCACTATAGAAGAAGATTATAAATTAGCTCAAAGATATAGAGAATTGGCGATAGAAGCGCATGAAAATGGAGATTATGAACAGAGTATAGAATTTGCTAAAAAGAGTCAAGAACATTCGCAGAGATTTATATCTAAATATAAAGTTTACGGATATCTTTTAAATAGTCAAATCGATGCCGAAAGAAAATTAAGTTTATTTAAAGGAATAGGCGGCAACACTAATCAAAAAACTTCAAACCTTTACAAGTTAGCCGTTGATGATATAGAGTCCGCTCAAAGTATATTTTCTATAGCTTCAAACGATAACGATTATAGCAACACGATAATTAAATATGAGGATTCCGCTTTAAAATCTCAATTAGGTTATAATTTGCTTTCTATAGATTCAAGAAGAGAATATTTAATAAAAGAATCTGTTTTAACCAACGGAGACGATAACGATACGGAAATTTTAGATTTGCAAAATGGCGCTTATATCTATTTGGGAGAGGAAGATTGGATTAACGCTTCATCGACTGCAGCTTTTGCGGTTAGTAAATTGGACAAATTGGAAGCGCCTCTTGCTTATGCAAAAGCTCAAGAATCATTAAATAAAGCTAAAGAAAAAGGTTATAATAATTCAAAAGCCGATATATATAACGAAGCTTCAAAATCTTTGTCAAATGCTAGTTATTCTTTGAAGGCTGAAGATTATTCAAATTCTTTAATGCATTCAAAAAATGTTATCGCTCTTGTTAATACAATGGGAACTACGGATTCTAAAGGCATGAAAACTGCGGAGACTAAAACCACAAAAGAAACTATTTTTACGGGAGAATTCCCGCAATATTATACGGTTGTGGAAAGAACTAAAAATACAGATTCTTTATGGCTTATTGCTTCTTATGATTTTATATACGGAGACGGAAGATTATGGAGAAAAATATACGAAGCAAATAAAGATAAAATAAAAGACCCTAATATTATAATAAAAGGACAAATATTAACTATACCGAGTTTGAAAGGCGAGACAAGAAAAGGAACTTACGACTCAAAAAATAGTTATGAAAGTATAAATAAATAA
- a CDS encoding adenylate kinase, producing the protein MFNIIFIGAPGVGKGTQAAFIHKEYSIAHISTGDMLRKNIEDGTELGKMAKSHMDKGELVPDILVIDMLAERIKKDDCKNGFMLDGFPRTMKQAEELDIILNKLNHKINAVIDIYASEDIIVERLLKRGRADDNEATIRNRIEVFEKQSKPVLEFYRDKDKAKIIKIESVGTPEEVYAKIKKELDSMK; encoded by the coding sequence ATGTTTAATATTATTTTTATCGGAGCGCCTGGAGTAGGCAAGGGAACTCAAGCGGCTTTTATACATAAGGAATATTCTATAGCTCATATTTCAACGGGAGATATGTTAAGAAAGAATATTGAAGACGGAACTGAACTTGGAAAAATGGCAAAATCTCATATGGATAAGGGAGAATTAGTGCCAGATATTTTGGTTATAGATATGCTTGCAGAGAGAATAAAAAAAGACGATTGTAAAAACGGTTTTATGCTTGACGGTTTTCCGAGAACTATGAAACAAGCCGAAGAGTTAGATATAATATTGAATAAATTAAATCATAAAATAAACGCGGTTATAGATATTTACGCTTCAGAAGATATTATTGTAGAAAGATTATTAAAGAGAGGAAGAGCGGACGATAACGAGGCGACTATAAGAAACAGAATTGAAGTATTTGAAAAACAGAGCAAGCCCGTTTTAGAATTTTACAGAGATAAAGACAAGGCGAAAATAATAAAAATAGAAAGCGTTGGAACTCCTGAAGAAGTTTACGCTAAAATAAAAAAAGAATTAGATAGTATGAAATAA
- a CDS encoding radical SAM/SPASM domain-containing protein, with protein sequence MKKIKLFLRNTAKKLLPNMSAEQLYFIEKIYSLYAKLSNLLKYGDYNFLTGISIETSTYCNRKCHYCPNCHYETPKLYADEKIIYKAIDDISKLNFSGWINFNFFNEPTLDERLITFIKYTHDKVPKATIMMHSNGDFLNIENTKKYKEAGLDQFIITIHDKNPEKLFAKLSEIQKEIGASFHIQTLNLENLSTRAGAIEVKTLKPFKYCDSTRNPVIDKDGNILICCNDYFRKSKMGNIMEKSILEIWNQTEYKSLRKKLRSDLANSVKNKTVPEVCQKCYYSYK encoded by the coding sequence ATGAAAAAAATTAAATTATTTTTAAGAAATACGGCTAAAAAATTATTGCCAAATATGTCGGCGGAACAATTATATTTTATAGAAAAAATTTATTCGCTTTATGCTAAATTATCAAATTTGTTAAAATACGGAGATTATAATTTTTTAACGGGAATTAGTATAGAAACTTCAACCTATTGCAATAGAAAATGTCATTATTGTCCAAATTGCCATTATGAAACGCCAAAATTATATGCCGATGAAAAAATAATTTATAAAGCTATAGACGATATTTCAAAATTGAATTTTAGCGGTTGGATTAATTTTAATTTTTTTAACGAGCCGACTTTAGACGAAAGATTAATAACTTTTATAAAATATACGCATGATAAAGTTCCGAAAGCTACAATTATGATGCATAGCAACGGAGATTTTTTGAATATTGAAAATACTAAAAAATATAAAGAAGCGGGATTAGACCAATTTATAATAACTATACATGATAAAAATCCCGAAAAATTATTTGCAAAATTATCCGAGATACAAAAAGAAATCGGAGCGTCATTTCATATACAAACTTTAAATCTAGAAAATCTCAGCACGAGAGCGGGAGCGATTGAAGTTAAGACATTGAAACCTTTTAAATATTGCGATAGCACAAGAAACCCAGTTATAGATAAAGACGGAAATATACTTATTTGTTGTAATGATTATTTTAGAAAAAGCAAAATGGGAAATATAATGGAAAAATCAATATTAGAAATTTGGAATCAAACGGAATATAAATCTTTAAGAAAAAAATTAAGAAGCGATTTGGCAAATTCCGTTAAAAATAAAACCGTTCCCGAAGTTTGTCAAAAATGCTATTATAGTTATAAATAA
- the deoD gene encoding purine-nucleoside phosphorylase, translating into MSTAHIEANKGDIAETILLPGDPLRAKFIAENFLENVIQYNSVRNMFGYTGNYKGKKVSVQGTGMGMPSCAIYSYELIHFFGCKNLIRIGTAGALLDKLKIGDLVIGMGACTDSNFASQYELDGTFAPIASYELLKKAVDKAESMKINYHVGNILSSDVFYGANNSTIEWAKMGVLAVEMEAAALYMNAAYGKANALCILTISDSLITKEATTPKQREKTFTNMMEVALSLV; encoded by the coding sequence ATGTCAACGGCGCATATAGAGGCAAATAAAGGCGATATAGCGGAAACTATACTTTTACCTGGCGACCCTTTGAGGGCAAAATTTATAGCGGAAAATTTTTTAGAAAATGTTATTCAATATAATTCCGTAAGAAATATGTTCGGTTATACGGGAAATTATAAAGGAAAAAAAGTGTCGGTTCAAGGCACGGGAATGGGAATGCCTTCCTGCGCGATATATTCTTACGAACTTATACATTTTTTTGGATGCAAAAATCTTATAAGAATAGGAACGGCGGGAGCTTTATTAGACAAATTAAAAATTGGAGATTTGGTTATAGGAATGGGAGCTTGCACAGATTCAAATTTTGCAAGTCAATACGAATTAGACGGAACTTTTGCGCCAATAGCAAGTTATGAATTATTAAAAAAAGCGGTAGACAAAGCGGAAAGCATGAAAATAAATTATCATGTGGGAAATATATTGTCTTCCGATGTATTTTACGGAGCGAATAATTCCACGATTGAATGGGCAAAAATGGGAGTGCTTGCCGTAGAAATGGAAGCCGCCGCATTATATATGAACGCCGCTTATGGAAAAGCTAACGCTCTTTGTATATTGACAATTTCGGATTCTTTAATTACAAAAGAAGCGACAACGCCCAAACAGAGAGAAAAAACTTTTACTAATATGATGGAAGTGGCTTTATCGTTAGTTTAA
- a CDS encoding ABC transporter substrate-binding protein has translation MKNILKLLLCIILVLSCKNKSDFSVKQIALTYVKSPLNVPSMVERDKFIFSNAFSKYNLPVVYSELTTGPDQTQALASGDIQFLYAVGSTSVILAKANGADIKIINTYSRSPKSFVIFSKNIIKGSKDIIGKKVAGPKGTILHELLAAYLNSLGLKESDIQFISMGIPESYAALSSGSVDMALLAGPSAYNTAKEGYNIVTTGESLIEPVVVVATSEKFYNNNKELVDTFINAEIEVLDYMNNNYDEIISISARETGLTEEAVKEMYLMYDFNIDITDKDITSIRKTESFMRENKMIENEVDINDLFIN, from the coding sequence ATGAAAAATATTTTAAAATTACTATTATGTATCATATTAGTTTTGAGCTGTAAAAATAAGTCTGATTTTTCAGTTAAACAAATAGCATTAACTTATGTTAAATCACCTTTAAATGTGCCTTCTATGGTAGAAAGAGATAAATTTATATTTAGCAACGCTTTTAGCAAATATAATCTTCCCGTAGTATATTCCGAATTAACTACTGGACCAGACCAGACGCAAGCGCTGGCATCTGGCGATATACAATTTTTATATGCTGTCGGCTCTACTTCCGTTATACTTGCAAAAGCAAATGGAGCGGATATAAAAATAATAAATACTTATAGCAGGTCACCTAAATCTTTTGTTATATTTTCTAAAAATATTATAAAAGGCTCTAAAGATATTATAGGAAAGAAAGTTGCTGGTCCTAAAGGAACTATACTACATGAGCTTTTAGCCGCTTATTTGAATTCTTTGGGGTTGAAAGAATCGGATATTCAATTTATATCTATGGGAATTCCAGAATCTTATGCTGCATTATCAAGCGGTTCTGTAGACATGGCGCTATTGGCGGGACCTTCTGCTTATAATACGGCGAAAGAAGGATATAACATAGTTACTACGGGAGAGAGCCTTATAGAACCAGTAGTTGTTGTGGCTACAAGCGAAAAATTCTACAATAATAATAAAGAGTTAGTTGATACATTTATTAATGCCGAGATAGAAGTTTTAGATTATATGAATAATAATTATGATGAGATAATTTCTATATCGGCAAGAGAAACGGGATTAACGGAAGAAGCCGTAAAAGAAATGTATCTTATGTATGATTTTAATATAGATATAACTGATAAAGATATAACTTCAATAAGAAAAACCGAATCATTTATGAGAGAGAATAAAATGATAGAAAACGAGGTTGATATTAATGATTTATTTATAAATTAA
- a CDS encoding ABC transporter ATP-binding protein has product MIIRTENISKSFFVNNKKIKVIQNINFESFPEGITVILGKSGCGKTTFLRLLAQLEIQDSGKIIIEDNAKISIVFQEHRLMPWLNVFSNITFGMNKSEKKECKDKIYNLINMIGLNGFDKAYPYQLSLGMMQRVAIARALANDSDIILMDEPFASLDYFTRETLQNETINICMNSKKSIIFVTHSIDESLILGKKIIIFEGGKIKKEYDLNHENYDRNILSPFFIELKKDILNSIKN; this is encoded by the coding sequence TTGATAATTAGAACGGAAAATATTTCCAAATCATTTTTTGTTAACAATAAAAAAATAAAAGTGATACAAAATATAAATTTTGAATCCTTTCCCGAAGGTATAACCGTAATACTTGGAAAGAGCGGATGTGGTAAAACTACATTTTTGAGATTATTAGCTCAATTAGAGATTCAAGATAGCGGTAAAATAATAATCGAAGATAACGCTAAAATATCTATAGTTTTTCAAGAACATAGATTAATGCCTTGGCTTAATGTGTTTTCAAATATAACTTTTGGAATGAATAAATCGGAGAAAAAAGAATGTAAAGATAAAATATATAATCTTATAAATATGATTGGATTGAACGGTTTTGATAAGGCTTATCCTTATCAGCTTTCGCTTGGAATGATGCAAAGAGTAGCTATTGCAAGAGCTTTGGCTAACGATAGCGATATAATATTGATGGACGAGCCTTTTGCATCTTTAGATTACTTTACTAGGGAGACTTTGCAAAATGAGACTATAAATATTTGTATGAATAGTAAAAAATCTATAATATTTGTCACTCATAGTATTGACGAATCTTTAATTTTAGGAAAGAAAATAATTATATTTGAAGGAGGTAAAATAAAAAAAGAATATGACTTAAATCATGAAAACTATGATAGAAATATACTATCACCTTTTTTTATAGAATTAAAAAAGGATATTTTAAATTCGATTAAAAATTAA
- a CDS encoding ABC transporter permease: MKFIKSNMILIIIIILWFIASKSNIWSEYVLPSPQKVLKTFYIETINGNLIKNIYVSLLRVLTGFSIAFILAFVFGMILGTKPQIFIYFKNIIEFMRNIPPISLIAILILWFGIGEKSKIIIIVLASFFPILINIRQGIFSVDKKLLEVGYSLNFSKFKIFFCIILPSALPEILAGMKIGLGYSFRAIIGAEMIAASSGLGYMILDAQQLSRSDKVIVGIITIGILGYLLDRIFYYFIRKFTFYNTEGVNIDN, translated from the coding sequence ATGAAATTTATAAAATCAAATATGATATTAATTATAATTATAATACTCTGGTTTATAGCGAGCAAATCTAATATATGGAGTGAATATGTTCTTCCATCCCCTCAAAAAGTATTAAAAACATTCTATATAGAAACTATTAACGGCAATTTAATAAAAAATATTTATGTAAGCCTTTTAAGAGTTTTAACTGGATTTTCTATAGCGTTTATTTTAGCTTTTGTATTTGGAATGATACTTGGGACAAAACCCCAAATATTTATATATTTTAAGAATATAATAGAATTTATGAGAAATATACCGCCTATAAGTTTAATAGCAATATTAATATTATGGTTTGGCATAGGCGAAAAATCTAAAATTATAATTATTGTTCTTGCTTCATTTTTTCCAATACTTATTAATATAAGACAAGGTATATTTTCGGTTGATAAAAAACTTTTAGAAGTTGGATATTCTCTTAATTTCTCAAAGTTTAAAATATTTTTTTGTATAATTTTACCGAGTGCATTACCTGAAATATTAGCGGGAATGAAAATAGGACTTGGTTATAGTTTTAGGGCTATTATAGGAGCTGAAATGATAGCGGCTTCAAGCGGATTAGGTTATATGATACTTGATGCCCAACAATTATCAAGGTCGGATAAAGTTATAGTTGGAATAATTACAATAGGTATTTTAGGTTATTTATTAGATAGAATTTTTTATTATTTTATAAGAAAATTTACTTTCTATAATACTGAAGGAGTTAATATTGATAATTAG
- a CDS encoding septum formation initiator family protein — protein MYCKIRVKAGIFYGIILIGIIFTVFIFVFSPKGFGNLDSKKELLKIRKEKIAELNREKIQITSNIERLKTDREYIISYAKTFGYLDGSKNEKIIKIIKDEEVKDLSPAPIQKYSSDKEIDINIKRIIILSLVIFILLFIIYFNRQKYSSSNQNQNINNG, from the coding sequence ATGTATTGTAAGATTAGGGTTAAAGCGGGAATTTTTTACGGAATAATATTAATTGGAATAATATTTACCGTGTTTATATTTGTTTTTAGCCCTAAAGGTTTTGGAAATCTCGATTCAAAAAAAGAACTTTTAAAAATAAGAAAAGAAAAAATAGCGGAATTAAATAGAGAAAAAATACAAATTACAAGCAATATTGAAAGATTAAAAACCGACAGAGAATATATAATTTCTTATGCAAAAACTTTCGGATATTTAGACGGCTCAAAAAATGAAAAAATCATTAAAATTATAAAAGACGAAGAGGTTAAAGATTTGTCGCCCGCTCCAATTCAAAAATATTCTTCAGATAAAGAAATAGATATAAATATTAAAAGAATAATTATTTTATCTCTCGTGATTTTTATTCTATTATTTATTATATATTTTAATAGGCAAAAATATTCTTCTTCAAATCAAAATCAAAATATAAATAACGGTTAA
- a CDS encoding CsgG/HfaB family protein: MKKTIFLFFITIYTCLFSQSINKEKEITDRYVKENIAVFEIEDVSTEYRKDLSKKVTKLIENSLTRMNRFNIVDRANLDKYLKEMELQLTGITEEEVIEVGKIYGYSKAITGKITSANVTFDYDIELGSGNIYANVDLILQIVDVETTKILYSSKISGSTYYTITKYPSMALREAALDSACNDLAIQVESKMRNIFKVILKISDMKDGNAILFAGSEHGINKNTRFKVYSKSEDTILPSGNIIEGQYKEKGTLRIKELGRDYSIAKISRGKNIKAGDIAKETHIGNFIVGLNINYAEYKIKSFQKTYNGFTNKGQLNINLNKNDFALGIHFKVGYDNNLFSPNLSFGLLFGDFFKSSYGIDMRFNFDINVNIYQEVVKFVFVPYLGIGITFTDIGNISGGDYYIDANTSIPNGSKINSRDIMFGIGALAIIQYNIKDTLGFNFGFGYRLYTNPINLGTYYDGNSFELPEKIRTVSLMGFEFMIGIYGLL, from the coding sequence ATGAAAAAGACGATTTTTTTATTTTTTATAACAATTTATACTTGCTTATTTTCTCAAAGTATCAATAAAGAAAAAGAAATAACGGATAGATATGTTAAAGAAAATATTGCCGTTTTTGAAATTGAAGATGTCTCAACAGAATACAGAAAAGATTTAAGTAAAAAAGTTACTAAACTTATTGAAAATTCATTAACGAGAATGAACAGATTTAATATTGTCGATAGAGCTAATTTAGATAAATACTTAAAAGAAATGGAACTTCAATTAACGGGAATTACGGAAGAAGAGGTTATAGAAGTCGGAAAAATTTACGGCTATAGCAAAGCGATAACGGGAAAAATAACTTCGGCAAATGTAACTTTTGATTACGATATAGAATTAGGAAGCGGAAATATTTACGCTAATGTCGATTTAATTTTGCAAATAGTCGATGTCGAAACTACTAAAATATTATATTCTTCAAAAATATCTGGCTCAACTTATTATACGATAACAAAGTATCCTTCTATGGCGTTGAGAGAAGCCGCTTTAGATTCCGCTTGCAATGATTTGGCTATTCAAGTTGAAAGCAAAATGAGAAATATTTTTAAGGTTATTCTAAAAATATCGGATATGAAAGACGGAAACGCTATTTTATTTGCAGGAAGCGAACATGGAATAAATAAAAATACAAGATTTAAAGTTTATTCAAAATCGGAAGATACAATTTTACCATCTGGAAATATTATAGAAGGACAATATAAAGAAAAAGGAACTTTAAGAATAAAAGAATTGGGAAGAGATTATTCTATAGCGAAAATATCGAGAGGAAAAAATATTAAAGCTGGAGATATAGCGAAAGAAACTCATATAGGAAATTTTATAGTCGGTTTAAATATAAATTATGCGGAGTATAAAATAAAGTCTTTTCAAAAAACTTATAACGGTTTTACTAATAAAGGACAATTAAATATTAATTTAAATAAAAACGATTTCGCTTTGGGAATTCATTTTAAAGTCGGATACGATAATAATTTATTTTCTCCAAATTTAAGTTTTGGATTATTATTTGGCGACTTTTTCAAATCGAGCTACGGAATTGATATGAGATTTAATTTTGATATTAATGTTAATATTTATCAGGAAGTCGTTAAATTTGTATTCGTGCCTTATTTAGGAATAGGAATAACATTTACAGATATAGGAAATATAAGCGGAGGCGATTATTATATAGACGCTAATACTTCTATACCGAATGGCTCTAAAATAAATTCAAGAGATATTATGTTTGGTATTGGAGCTTTGGCTATTATACAATATAATATAAAAGACACTTTAGGATTTAATTTTGGATTTGGTTATAGACTTTATACTAATCCTATTAATTTAGGAACTTATTATGACGGAAACAGTTTTGAATTGCCCGAAAAAATAAGAACGGTTAGTTTAATGGGATTTGAATTTATGATAGGAATATACGGACTTTTATAA